In Euzebyales bacterium, the genomic stretch CTCCCGCTCCGCTGCACGACCAGGTCCTGCGCTGGACGACGCCGTCCGCCGACACGGGTCCGGACATCGCGATGGGCATGAAGCTCTTCTCCACCTACCGGCGGGCAGGCCTGCCCGCCCCGCAGATGCGTATCGACGTGCCCGCGGGCGGTGGTGCCGACTGGCCGGGCTACGCGTACATCGCCGCCACCGTCCACAGCCTGCTGCCCTTCCTCGAACAGCAGGGCGCTGTCGCCCGGGACGAGGTCGACGAGACGACGCTCGAGGAGCGACTTCGCGCCGAGATCATCGATCGCGACGGCATGCAGATCCTCCCCGCCATCGTCGGTGCCTGGACCCGCGTGTAGTACCAGAAGTCCAAGAAGAAGCCGTTCGGACCGATGTGTCCCCATGGTGCGCGGCGCCGTCCACGACCTGGTCTCCGTGTTGGTCTTCGGCGGACTCCCTGCCGCGTGCTTCGTGTTCGCTCGGTGGTTCTCCCGATCGGGACAGCGTCCATGGGCGGCGTACTCGACGGCCACCGGCGTCTTCTTCGTGGTGGGCGTCGTTCTTGCGAGCCTGGCCTTCGGTCAGATCGAGAGCCTGGTGGCGTCTGGTGGTCTGTTCCAGCGTGTGACGCTGACGGTCGGGTGGACGTGGCTGACCCTTCTGGCTGTCCACGTGCTGCAGACAACCCAGCAGGATTTCCAGCAATCGGCAGACCATGGGGTCGGGTAGCTGGCCTCCGTGCTCGTGGCGGTCGTGATCCCCCCGTCGAGCACATCCGGCAGGCCGAACACGACGCGGACGTGATGGCAACGTGGTGAGCACGTGCGGTGGCGACCGCCCGCGAGGCCTCCGAGCTCGGCAGCACGTGAGCGCGCTAGCCTTCGTCCGCAGTGGACGACATCTCGCGCCTGCTGGCGGGCACACATGCCGGTGACGAGGTGTGCGACTGCCCCGTGACGACATCCGTCACGTCCGGATCGACGCCT encodes the following:
- a CDS encoding DUF998 domain-containing protein, giving the protein MVRGAVHDLVSVLVFGGLPAACFVFARWFSRSGQRPWAAYSTATGVFFVVGVVLASLAFGQIESLVASGGLFQRVTLTVGWTWLTLLAVHVLQTTQQDFQQSADHGVG